The genomic window AGGTGGCTTCACCGATCAGCCGCCATTCGGCATCATCCTGCTCAAGCTCGGGCTGAATCTGCAAATACCAGCGATAGCGCAGATTGTCTGGGCCTTGCGTGATGTAGCGGCCATTGCGAACATGCTCAAGCACAAAGGTCTGGTCGCGGTCATTTTCAGTCGGGAAGATCAGGCTCAGGTAAAGCTCGTCCGGGCGAACATCGCCGCTTAGATCCACCACGATATCGCTGGTCAGCGGGTCGAGACGCATATCGGCGACCAGATTGAGTTCACGGGCGCGCTCCTGTTTGGCAAGCACCATGTTGATGGCCTTGCCGTGCTCGTAGTAATCCTCCTGAACCACCATGCCGTCGAAGCTTTTGATCGAGACGACGGCAAAGGTGGTACTGACAATAATCGACGAGAACAGCAGGCCGAGAAGAAACCACGGCCAGAACTGCTTGTACCACGGTGTCACCGGAGTGGATGACATTGCACTATCTCCTGAGTTCGCCAATAAAGCGTGTGTCGCGTTCCAATCGGATGCTGTCATCCAGCTCGGACTCGATAGTCAGCACGATGTCATGGCTGGGCTGTTGGATGGCGTCACCATCAGCGGTAACAGTGACGACCGTTGAGCGTGATTCACCTGCCGGAACGCTGATGCTTTGCTGGTCAAGGGTCAGCCCGGAAAGGCCAGAAGCGCTGAGCTGGTAGGTGTGATCACGTTTGTCCAGGTTACGCACTATCAGGTTATAGACATTGCTGATCTGACCGTCGCGGGTGACCTGATACAGTTCAGTGCGCTCGCGTTCTGCTTCAAAATTGAGCGGCATGCGGTCATTCACTGCCCAGGCAAAGGCACCTACCATTACTAACAGGGCCGCTAGATAACCGATCAAACGCGGACGAAGGATATGAGTGGGCTTACCTTCCAGGGCATTTTCGGTAGTGTAGCGAATCAGGCCACGCGGATAGCCCATCTTGTCCATGACGCTATCGCAGGCGTCAATGCAGGCAGCACAAGAGATGCATTCATACTGTAAGCCATCGCGAATATCGATCCCTGTTGGGCAAACCTGTACGCACAGGTCGCAGTCGATGCAGTCCCCGTGGCCTTCCGCCCGGGCCTGCTCATGGCTGAGGCTGCGCTTGCGCCTACCACGCGGTTCACCGCGGGCGGTATCGTAAGAGACGATCAGTGTATCACGGTCAAACATGACGGATTGAAAACGCGCGTAGGGGCACATGTAAATGCACACCTGCTCGCGTAGCCAGCCAGCATTGAGATAGGTAAATACGGTAAAGAAACCTACCCAGAAATATGACCAGCCGTGGGCTTGCAGGGTGGCCAGGTCAGGCATCAGCTCACGGATGGGGGTGAAATAACCCACAAAGGTAGCGCCTGTCGCGAAGGCGATCAAAAGCCAGGCTATGTGCTTGAGGGTTTTGCGGCGCAGTTTCTCACCTGTCAGCGGTTGGTTGTCGAGCTTGATGCGCTTGTTGCGCGGCCCTTCAATGCGGTGCTCAAGCCAGATGAACAGAAATGTCCATACGCTCTGGGGGCAAGTGTAGCCACACCAGACACGCCCGGCGAACACGGTAATAAAAAACAGCCCGAAGGCGCAGATAATCAATAACCACGAGAGAAGGACAAATTCCTGCGGGTAGAAGGTGCCAAAAAAGATATGGAATTCCCGGCTTGGCAGATCAAACCAGATGGCCGGTCTGTCGCCGATATTGATCCAGGGTAACAGGAAGAACGCCAGCATCAGTGCCCAGTTGGCGCTGCGTCTGAGTTTTTGAAAGAAGCCCTTTATTTCACGCACATAGATATGTTTTCGCTGGGCATACATGTCCTGGGTGACGGCTTCACCTTGGGCGCCGTGATGATCGGCTTGCCGAGGGGTAACGTCTTTACTGGGTATCTTTTCCATGGCAATTTTGCGGCTCGAAGAGGCGGGAGATTGGCAACCGCCCGAAAATGGCGGAACGTGTCTGGGCGTTAGTGCACCAACAGACGCGATCTGACTCACTACGCGTTATTCATGACCTACAATTCACTACTCACTACTCACTACTCACTACTCACTACTCACTACTCACTACCTACTCACGATCTACGCATCAGTTTAAGGCAGATACTGTCAAAAAAGGGTGCGGCTTCAAGCCGCACCCTTCAATATCAACAGCTTATAGCTAAGTTATAGCAATTAGTTGCTAAATCTTAGGCTGTAGACATAAGCGGCTACCAGATGAACGCGCTCTTCACCAATGTAGGCGGTCTGAGATGGCATGTGCCCGTTACGTCCATTGCGCAGCGTCTGGCGAATGGAGTCGGCAACGGTCTGGCCCTGAGCCAGATACAGCCAGATATCGTTCGTCAGGTTAGGCGCACCCAAGGCAATATTCCCTGTACCTTGAGGCGTATGGCAGGCAGCACAGACCGACATAAAGGTGCTTTCACCCTGTTCGGCCCGTTCGGCGTCATGCTCAAGGTCAGACAGCGACAGAACATACTGGGTCAGGTTCTCGATGTTTTCTTCCCCCAGCTGCTGCCAGGCAGGCATCAGACCATTACGACCGTTGTTCAGCGTCATCATGATATTTTCAGGCTCGCCGCCATACAACCAGTCATCGTCGGTCAGGTTGGGGAAGCCGTAGCCGCCCTGAGCATTGGAGCCATGGCAGACCGCACAGTTGTTGAGGTAGATACGCTCAGCGACCTGCATGGCGTCCGCGTCCTTTGCCAGTTCAGGAATCGGAACTTCCTGATACTGGGCAAAGATAGGCGTGAAGCGCTCTTCGGCGCGGGCGACTTCCTCTTCCCACTGGCCTTCCTGAGACCAGCCCAGAACCCCGGCAAAGTTACCCAGGCCCGGGTAGAGCACCAGATAGCCCAATGAGAAGATAACGGTACCGACAAACAGCTGGAACCACCACTTCGGTAGTGCGTTATCGTACTCTTCGATACC from Halomonas sp. CH40 includes these protein-coding regions:
- a CDS encoding FixH family protein, whose protein sequence is MSSTPVTPWYKQFWPWFLLGLLFSSIIVSTTFAVVSIKSFDGMVVQEDYYEHGKAINMVLAKQERARELNLVADMRLDPLTSDIVVDLSGDVRPDELYLSLIFPTENDRDQTFVLEHVRNGRYITQGPDNLRYRWYLQIQPELEQDDAEWRLIGEATFPTEDSIVLRPGGRSES
- the ccoP gene encoding cytochrome-c oxidase, cbb3-type subunit III, with product MNNLWGDSLPGFWSAWIIVITLGTIALSAWLLFANRRTDKQPDAEGNVETTGHAADGIEEYDNALPKWWFQLFVGTVIFSLGYLVLYPGLGNFAGVLGWSQEGQWEEEVARAEERFTPIFAQYQEVPIPELAKDADAMQVAERIYLNNCAVCHGSNAQGGYGFPNLTDDDWLYGGEPENIMMTLNNGRNGLMPAWQQLGEENIENLTQYVLSLSDLEHDAERAEQGESTFMSVCAACHTPQGTGNIALGAPNLTNDIWLYLAQGQTVADSIRQTLRNGRNGHMPSQTAYIGEERVHLVAAYVYSLRFSN
- the ccoG gene encoding cytochrome c oxidase accessory protein CcoG, giving the protein MEKIPSKDVTPRQADHHGAQGEAVTQDMYAQRKHIYVREIKGFFQKLRRSANWALMLAFFLLPWINIGDRPAIWFDLPSREFHIFFGTFYPQEFVLLSWLLIICAFGLFFITVFAGRVWCGYTCPQSVWTFLFIWLEHRIEGPRNKRIKLDNQPLTGEKLRRKTLKHIAWLLIAFATGATFVGYFTPIRELMPDLATLQAHGWSYFWVGFFTVFTYLNAGWLREQVCIYMCPYARFQSVMFDRDTLIVSYDTARGEPRGRRKRSLSHEQARAEGHGDCIDCDLCVQVCPTGIDIRDGLQYECISCAACIDACDSVMDKMGYPRGLIRYTTENALEGKPTHILRPRLIGYLAALLVMVGAFAWAVNDRMPLNFEAERERTELYQVTRDGQISNVYNLIVRNLDKRDHTYQLSASGLSGLTLDQQSISVPAGESRSTVVTVTADGDAIQQPSHDIVLTIESELDDSIRLERDTRFIGELRR